A window of Pusillimonas sp. T7-7 contains these coding sequences:
- a CDS encoding alpha-ketoacid dehydrogenase subunit beta, translating to MTEMKFTQAVNQALRDAMTQDETVMLLGEDIAAAGGSFKATRDLLDAFGPDRVRDTPISESSLASLAVGAAMTGMKPVVEIMFMDFITLAMDALVNQAAKARFMFGGRSSVPMVLRTPHGGGLNAGPQHSQCLEAWVAHIPGLKVVCPSTPDDAYGLLRSAINDPDPVVFIEHKAMYGRKGAVDTDQMIPLGKARIARPGRDVTLVTYGSTVHACLSAADRLAGEGVEAEVVDLRTLQPWDVDTVLASLRRTHRIVIVHEAVQAFGVGAEIAARVADEGFDELDAPVLRVGAPFMPVPFARSLEARYMVNADKICDAVKKVMA from the coding sequence ATGACCGAAATGAAATTTACGCAGGCTGTGAACCAGGCTCTGCGCGATGCGATGACGCAGGACGAAACCGTAATGCTGCTGGGCGAAGACATCGCCGCGGCGGGCGGGTCGTTCAAGGCCACCCGAGATCTGCTCGATGCGTTCGGGCCCGATCGGGTGCGCGACACGCCGATCTCGGAGTCCAGCCTGGCTTCCCTGGCCGTAGGCGCGGCCATGACAGGCATGAAGCCGGTGGTCGAAATCATGTTCATGGATTTCATCACCCTGGCCATGGACGCACTGGTAAACCAGGCGGCAAAAGCCCGCTTTATGTTTGGCGGGCGTTCCAGCGTGCCTATGGTCTTGCGCACGCCGCACGGCGGTGGCTTGAATGCGGGGCCGCAGCATTCCCAGTGTCTTGAGGCGTGGGTGGCTCATATACCCGGTCTTAAAGTGGTGTGTCCATCCACCCCCGATGATGCTTATGGCTTGTTGCGCAGCGCCATCAACGATCCTGATCCAGTGGTGTTTATAGAGCACAAGGCTATGTATGGCCGCAAGGGGGCGGTGGACACAGATCAGATGATTCCGCTGGGCAAGGCCAGAATCGCCCGTCCAGGGCGTGACGTCACACTGGTGACGTATGGCTCCACGGTACATGCCTGCCTGTCTGCGGCTGATCGCCTGGCGGGCGAGGGTGTTGAGGCCGAGGTCGTTGATCTGCGCACCTTGCAGCCCTGGGACGTCGATACCGTTCTTGCGTCTTTGCGGCGTACACATCGCATCGTTATTGTGCACGAAGCAGTACAGGCTTTTGGCGTGGGCGCAGAGATTGCCGCGCGGGTGGCTGACGAAGGCTTTGACGAGCTCGATGCGCCGGTGCTGCGTGTGGGGGCGCCGTTTATGCCAGTCCCCTTCGCGCGTTCACTTGAGGCGCGCTATATGGTCAACGCTGACAAGATCTGCGATGCAGTGAAAAAGGTGATGGCGTGA
- a CDS encoding acyl-CoA dehydrogenase family protein, giving the protein MDFQLTEEQRMIADSATQLGERFGLEYWRDLDARKAFPHECWRAICEAGLCGVALPSEYGGSELGVFEMALIIERLAATGAGSTVGQLFMVNPIFGGVSISRFGTPDMKKELLPGLMSGDINFCMALTEPDAGTNTLEIRSFARPEGDGWRLNGRKIWITAVDTAHKMLVVARTKKVEESASRSDGLSMFMIDVDREGLTHSPIDKLGTNTLASSSIFFDDVRIEPHELVGTLHGGWKELLDVLNTERIVTTAGLIGTTELALKLAVDYGNERKVFGDRAVTSYQGLQFPLAQCYAEMEAARLVNYKAASNFDNGLPYGSQANAAKLLAAQVAARATERAMQTMGGMGYSREYHVERLWRDCRLFRFAPISEEMVLNYIAMYDLGMPRSY; this is encoded by the coding sequence ATGGACTTCCAACTGACAGAAGAACAGCGGATGATCGCCGACTCCGCCACCCAGCTGGGTGAGCGTTTTGGCCTGGAGTACTGGCGCGATCTGGACGCCAGGAAGGCATTTCCCCATGAGTGCTGGCGCGCCATCTGTGAGGCAGGCCTGTGCGGGGTGGCGTTGCCCTCTGAGTATGGCGGGTCCGAATTGGGTGTGTTTGAAATGGCCTTGATCATTGAGCGCCTGGCCGCAACGGGTGCTGGCAGCACGGTGGGGCAGCTGTTTATGGTCAATCCCATTTTCGGCGGGGTGTCGATCAGCCGCTTCGGCACGCCCGATATGAAAAAAGAACTGCTGCCTGGGTTGATGTCGGGCGACATCAATTTCTGCATGGCCTTGACCGAGCCGGATGCCGGAACGAATACGCTGGAGATACGCAGCTTTGCACGCCCAGAGGGCGATGGCTGGCGTTTGAATGGGCGCAAGATCTGGATCACGGCAGTAGATACCGCCCATAAGATGCTGGTGGTGGCCCGTACCAAGAAAGTCGAGGAAAGCGCCTCGCGCAGCGACGGTTTGTCGATGTTCATGATCGATGTTGATCGCGAAGGGCTCACACACAGTCCGATTGACAAGCTGGGCACGAATACACTGGCTTCCAGCTCGATCTTCTTCGACGATGTACGCATAGAGCCGCATGAATTGGTAGGCACGCTGCACGGCGGCTGGAAAGAGCTACTCGATGTGCTGAACACTGAGCGCATTGTGACCACCGCGGGTTTGATCGGCACTACAGAACTGGCATTGAAGCTGGCGGTTGACTATGGCAACGAGCGCAAAGTGTTTGGCGACCGTGCCGTCACCAGTTATCAAGGGTTGCAGTTCCCTTTGGCTCAGTGCTACGCCGAAATGGAAGCTGCCCGCCTGGTGAACTACAAGGCGGCATCCAATTTTGACAATGGGCTGCCCTATGGCAGCCAGGCCAATGCGGCCAAGCTGTTGGCGGCGCAAGTGGCTGCACGGGCCACCGAGCGGGCCATGCAAACCATGGGAGGCATGGGTTATTCACGTGAGTATCATGTTGAGCGTCTTTGGCGCGATTGCCGTTTGTTCCGTTTCGCGCCGATTTCAGAGGAAATGGTGCTCAACTACATTGCCATGTACGACCTGGGTATGCCCCGATCTTACTGA
- a CDS encoding RraA family protein, whose amino-acid sequence MIGFRIFPLQNRIHAQWVEKFRNIPVANVSDVMARMTGGGVNLRPMHSGGVLSGPAFTVKTRPGDNLMVHKALSMAAPGDVIVVDAGGDLTNAIIGEIMTATAERRGLAGIVIHGAIRDAGTIAKSSFPVYAGGVTHRGPYKDGPGEINVPISLNGMVIKPGDLVLGDEDGLLCVPLDEVESVYEAAHAKHKLEEQILADIAQDKLDTSWIDQALTRLNCEVAK is encoded by the coding sequence ATGATTGGATTTCGCATTTTTCCGCTTCAAAACCGCATTCACGCGCAATGGGTTGAAAAGTTCAGGAACATACCGGTAGCCAACGTCAGTGACGTGATGGCACGCATGACGGGCGGCGGCGTTAACTTGCGCCCCATGCACTCCGGCGGCGTGCTGTCCGGACCCGCTTTTACAGTCAAAACCCGCCCCGGTGACAACCTGATGGTGCACAAGGCGCTTTCAATGGCTGCGCCAGGTGACGTAATCGTGGTTGATGCCGGTGGCGATCTGACTAACGCCATTATCGGCGAAATCATGACTGCCACAGCCGAACGCCGCGGCCTGGCCGGCATCGTTATCCACGGTGCGATACGCGATGCGGGAACCATAGCAAAAAGTTCTTTTCCCGTTTACGCAGGCGGGGTGACACACAGGGGTCCATACAAAGACGGACCGGGCGAAATCAATGTCCCCATCAGCCTGAACGGCATGGTCATCAAGCCCGGCGACCTGGTTCTGGGAGACGAAGACGGCCTGTTGTGCGTGCCCCTGGATGAAGTCGAGTCCGTGTACGAGGCTGCACACGCCAAGCACAAACTTGAAGAACAGATTCTTGCCGACATTGCTCAAGACAAGTTGGATACGAGCTGGATCGATCAAGCACTGACAAGGCTGAATTGCGAGGTGGCAAAATGA
- a CDS encoding cob(I)yrinic acid a,c-diamide adenosyltransferase: MATRLSVIATRTGDGGTTGLGDGSRVDKNSPRIEAMGNVDELNSLIGLLRTEPLPKEIDTLFSRVQNDLFDLGAELCIPGHSVIAESHVAFLDQSLNHYNAGLERLKEFILPGGSRAAALAHLARTVCRRSERSVVAVNSKEAINKPVLQYLNRLSDLCFVLARVLNRESGQGDILWSREPAA, translated from the coding sequence ATGGCAACCCGCCTTTCCGTCATTGCAACTCGTACCGGCGACGGGGGCACCACTGGTCTTGGCGATGGCAGCCGGGTCGACAAGAATTCCCCACGCATCGAGGCCATGGGCAATGTCGACGAGTTGAACAGCCTCATTGGCTTGCTGCGCACCGAACCTTTGCCTAAAGAGATTGATACTTTATTTTCGCGAGTACAAAATGACTTGTTCGACCTTGGCGCTGAGCTGTGCATTCCGGGGCACAGCGTCATTGCCGAGAGCCATGTGGCATTTCTGGATCAAAGCCTGAATCACTACAACGCAGGCCTGGAGCGCTTGAAAGAGTTCATTCTGCCCGGAGGCAGCCGGGCAGCAGCGTTGGCCCACTTGGCACGTACAGTCTGCCGGCGGTCAGAACGTTCTGTCGTTGCGGTCAACAGCAAAGAAGCCATCAACAAGCCAGTTCTGCAATACTTGAATCGCTTGTCTGATCTTTGCTTTGTCTTGGCCCGTGTTTTGAACCGTGAATCCGGCCAGGGCGACATTCTTTGGAGCCGGGAGCCGGCTGCCTGA
- a CDS encoding enoyl-CoA hydratase/isomerase family protein has protein sequence MTDKTVVQLTHQGPVGLLTINRPEALNALDVPTLLALEAGLGELERNSDVRVIVVTGAGDKAFVAGGDIADLDSRQGLAHYQEFAEVVHRVFRRFEDSDKPTIAAVNGWALGGGTELLLATDIRLVSAKARLGLPEINLGLFPGAGGTQRLMRQIAPCKAREMMFTGDQISADEAVSLGLCNRVVAPEALMDETMALANKIAGKSPLVLKLLKRNLRQGQEMPLGAALAHEQAMIGLVLDTADAHEGCKAFLEKRPAQFKGE, from the coding sequence ATGACGGATAAAACAGTGGTGCAGCTTACGCATCAAGGGCCGGTGGGCTTGTTGACAATCAACCGGCCTGAAGCGCTGAACGCCCTGGATGTACCGACCTTGTTGGCCCTTGAAGCCGGGTTGGGCGAACTGGAACGCAACAGTGACGTACGCGTCATCGTGGTGACGGGGGCGGGCGATAAAGCGTTTGTGGCGGGCGGCGATATTGCCGACCTGGATAGCCGACAGGGGCTGGCGCATTACCAGGAATTTGCCGAGGTGGTTCACCGGGTCTTTCGTCGTTTTGAAGACAGCGACAAACCCACAATAGCCGCGGTCAACGGCTGGGCTCTGGGCGGTGGCACCGAATTGTTGTTGGCCACCGATATACGCCTGGTATCGGCCAAGGCCCGTTTGGGTCTGCCCGAGATCAATCTGGGTCTCTTTCCAGGCGCTGGGGGTACGCAGCGGCTGATGCGTCAGATAGCGCCCTGCAAGGCCAGGGAAATGATGTTTACGGGCGATCAGATTTCGGCCGATGAGGCTGTCTCGCTGGGTTTGTGCAACCGTGTGGTGGCGCCGGAAGCGTTGATGGACGAGACCATGGCATTGGCGAACAAGATTGCCGGCAAGTCGCCGTTGGTGCTCAAGCTGCTCAAACGTAATCTGCGCCAAGGGCAAGAGATGCCGCTTGGAGCTGCGCTGGCGCATGAACAGGCCATGATAGGCCTGGTGCTCGATACGGCCGACGCACACGAAGGTTGCAAGGCGTTCCTTGAAAAGCGCCCCGCGCAATTCAAGGGGGAATGA
- a CDS encoding LysR family transcriptional regulator, protein MNTEYLENFVQVVQYSSLAEAARRLHITPGAVAARIRILEGELGASLIQRSGHTVKPTEAGLRIYNRAQALIQDARDLHACAASGAPEGELRLGVFYSALTTHLPALLEKFCLDLHPELSILIDYDPSAELCSRVHSGQLDVAVVIEPPFTLHKNCDWRTLQEEPLAVIAPLGMEGRDAHALLSEEPFIRYHRKAFSGQLVDRYLKDNNLFPRQRLEIDSLLTIVSLVERGVGVSLVPDSFSISYRERQLIKLPLPNRTPIRRIGMIWNKQGPRLALAQALVNHATQVFSTGKAQ, encoded by the coding sequence ATGAATACTGAATATCTCGAAAATTTTGTGCAGGTCGTCCAATACAGCTCGCTTGCCGAGGCTGCTCGGCGGCTACACATTACGCCAGGCGCCGTCGCAGCGCGTATTCGCATTCTGGAAGGAGAACTGGGCGCCAGCCTTATCCAGCGATCAGGCCATACCGTGAAACCCACCGAAGCCGGATTACGAATCTACAACCGCGCCCAAGCACTCATTCAAGATGCTCGAGACCTGCATGCCTGCGCAGCGAGCGGCGCCCCCGAAGGGGAGTTGCGACTTGGCGTGTTTTACTCCGCACTCACCACCCACCTTCCCGCCCTGCTGGAAAAGTTCTGCCTGGACTTGCACCCAGAGCTATCCATTCTTATCGATTACGACCCATCGGCCGAACTATGCAGCCGTGTGCACAGCGGCCAGCTCGATGTTGCAGTGGTCATAGAGCCCCCATTTACGCTCCACAAGAATTGCGATTGGCGCACCTTGCAAGAAGAGCCGTTAGCGGTCATTGCGCCACTGGGCATGGAAGGGCGTGACGCCCATGCACTGCTCAGCGAAGAGCCTTTCATTCGTTACCACCGAAAGGCCTTCAGCGGCCAACTGGTTGACCGTTATCTAAAAGACAACAATCTTTTCCCTCGCCAGCGACTGGAAATAGACAGCTTGTTGACCATCGTATCGCTAGTGGAGCGCGGTGTCGGCGTATCGCTTGTACCCGACTCTTTCTCCATTTCTTATCGCGAACGCCAATTGATCAAGCTCCCCCTGCCCAACCGCACCCCTATCCGTCGCATAGGTATGATTTGGAACAAACAGGGGCCCCGGCTGGCCTTGGCGCAGGCACTGGTCAACCATGCCACCCAAGTCTTCAGTACAGGCAAAGCACAATAA
- a CDS encoding AMP-binding protein, translating into MVTLSASIEHWARSTPDQLAIHYGDTRISYADLFHRVCHVAGILTDQGVARGDVVALLMKNSAAFVELTMAISHLGAVVLPINYRLGKDEVEYILHHSGAKMLCVDQSLEANAGDTPRLVITPEHEHDAGLLDRSAASVSEPAAVAPADMFRLMYTSGTTGLPKGVMHSYENFYWKTLDHISELQLTAVDRLLVVGPLYHVGAFDLPGFALFEVGGSLTILRDFDAGEALQAIEQGKLTGAWLAPIMLNRLLALPESKDYDLSSLKWVVGGGERTPAQRIEAFGSLFPNGRYVDAYGLTETCSGDTMMQAGREIEKIGSAGRALSHVRIQIRDGEGRLQSAGHIGEICLWGPKVTRGYWKDDQRTEESFFDDWFRSGDMGYLDEDGFLFLVDRKKDMVISGGENIASSEVERVLYQLPDIEEAAVIGLPDAKWGERVVAVAVLREGATLTLDALQAHCRGKIGGFKIPRQLVVLEALPRNPSGKVLKRVLRDELAAQHED; encoded by the coding sequence ATGGTTACATTAAGTGCTTCCATAGAACATTGGGCTCGCAGCACGCCCGACCAGTTGGCCATTCATTATGGAGATACCCGTATCAGTTATGCAGACCTGTTCCATCGGGTATGCCATGTAGCGGGTATTTTGACCGACCAGGGTGTGGCGCGTGGCGATGTCGTGGCATTGCTCATGAAAAACAGTGCAGCGTTTGTAGAACTGACCATGGCGATCAGCCATCTTGGCGCGGTGGTGCTACCCATCAATTATCGTTTGGGCAAGGACGAGGTCGAATACATTTTGCACCATTCGGGGGCAAAGATGCTGTGTGTAGACCAGAGTCTGGAAGCGAACGCAGGCGATACGCCGCGGCTCGTCATCACGCCAGAGCACGAGCATGATGCCGGACTGCTTGACCGCTCAGCAGCATCTGTATCGGAGCCGGCCGCTGTTGCGCCCGCAGACATGTTCCGCCTGATGTACACATCCGGAACCACGGGGCTGCCCAAGGGGGTGATGCACAGCTACGAGAATTTTTACTGGAAGACACTGGATCACATCAGTGAGCTGCAGTTGACGGCCGTTGATCGCCTGCTGGTTGTGGGGCCCTTGTATCACGTTGGCGCCTTCGATCTTCCGGGTTTTGCCTTGTTCGAGGTCGGCGGCTCGCTGACCATACTGCGAGACTTCGACGCTGGCGAGGCACTGCAGGCCATCGAGCAAGGCAAGCTGACGGGGGCGTGGCTCGCACCGATCATGTTGAACCGTTTGCTGGCCCTGCCTGAATCCAAAGACTATGACCTGAGCAGTTTGAAATGGGTGGTGGGTGGAGGCGAACGTACGCCTGCCCAGCGTATTGAAGCTTTTGGCTCCCTGTTTCCCAATGGCCGTTATGTAGATGCTTATGGTCTGACGGAAACCTGCTCGGGCGACACCATGATGCAAGCGGGGCGTGAGATCGAAAAAATCGGGTCGGCAGGCCGGGCTTTGTCTCATGTGCGCATACAGATTCGAGACGGCGAGGGCCGGCTACAGTCTGCCGGGCATATAGGGGAAATCTGCTTGTGGGGCCCCAAGGTTACCCGCGGCTACTGGAAAGACGACCAAAGAACCGAAGAGAGCTTCTTCGACGACTGGTTCCGCTCGGGCGATATGGGTTATCTGGACGAGGACGGCTTTCTGTTCCTGGTCGACCGCAAAAAGGACATGGTCATCAGCGGCGGAGAAAACATCGCCTCGTCAGAAGTCGAGAGGGTGTTGTATCAATTGCCGGATATCGAGGAGGCTGCTGTGATTGGTCTGCCGGATGCGAAATGGGGTGAGCGGGTTGTGGCCGTGGCCGTATTGCGCGAAGGCGCCACGCTGACGCTCGATGCATTGCAAGCGCATTGCCGGGGAAAAATAGGGGGGTTCAAGATTCCCCGTCAGTTGGTCGTGCTGGAAGCTTTGCCGCGCAACCCGTCCGGCAAGGTGTTGAAACGTGTGCTGCGTGATGAGCTGGCCGCGCAGCACGAAGATTGA
- a CDS encoding MmgE/PrpD family protein: MKPEKTLSQSLAEFVVSLKDEANIPAEVMEKARICLFNGYGIGLACFNTPFGRVAADAGLAMDGEQADGATLLANGRKSTMQAAMLSNSALFHGRAQEDALGAAHLGAILIPMLTAAAETGRMPLDRFLPSLIAGYEVGGLFEQAYAGHTTPAGLRASPIYGALASAAAASLALDLDEARTAAALANAASFAGGILQSFADGTDEWRYQLGVSANHGWVAAQLARAGSVSAPHAFEGKAGLVRAYARTDCEVTQLQAKLGKQWFIHRVVFKPYPVCAFNQTPVNAALAFRSQLQGRTPARIQVRMNPYETGYAGMDSTGPFNSVSGTLMSIPFCIANTLLHGAPTLRDMMVYDDSQVAGLIDRITLVSDPDVPRLSCVIDAEFDNGDAPESLRMNKTVEDYNYDRATLRELVLRVGAEVGLDAGSCDALERFVDDPTRAGLDTVLQEFATARDAAARTGT, translated from the coding sequence ATGAAACCGGAAAAAACCCTGTCGCAGTCGTTGGCTGAGTTTGTCGTATCGTTGAAAGACGAGGCCAATATACCGGCGGAAGTCATGGAAAAGGCGCGTATATGCCTGTTCAATGGCTATGGAATCGGCCTGGCTTGTTTCAATACTCCGTTCGGGCGGGTGGCGGCCGATGCCGGCCTGGCCATGGATGGTGAACAAGCCGATGGTGCGACGCTGCTGGCCAACGGGCGGAAAAGCACCATGCAGGCTGCAATGCTGTCCAACTCGGCTCTGTTTCACGGGCGGGCACAGGAAGATGCCCTGGGGGCGGCCCATCTGGGCGCAATACTTATTCCCATGCTGACCGCAGCGGCAGAGACGGGCCGCATGCCTCTGGACCGTTTTCTGCCATCCCTGATCGCAGGCTATGAAGTGGGCGGCTTGTTTGAGCAGGCCTATGCTGGCCATACGACGCCTGCCGGTTTGCGTGCCTCGCCCATCTATGGTGCTCTGGCTTCAGCCGCGGCCGCATCGCTCGCACTTGATCTGGATGAAGCACGCACTGCGGCGGCCCTGGCCAACGCCGCTTCGTTTGCGGGCGGTATTCTGCAGTCTTTTGCCGACGGTACCGATGAATGGCGCTATCAGTTGGGTGTGTCGGCCAACCATGGCTGGGTGGCGGCCCAATTGGCCAGGGCTGGCTCGGTCTCGGCTCCTCACGCCTTCGAGGGTAAGGCGGGTCTGGTTCGTGCATACGCCCGTACCGATTGCGAGGTGACGCAGCTGCAGGCCAAACTCGGCAAGCAATGGTTCATCCATCGCGTAGTGTTCAAGCCTTACCCAGTGTGCGCCTTCAATCAGACGCCGGTCAATGCCGCCCTGGCCTTCCGTAGCCAGCTTCAAGGTCGTACCCCTGCGCGCATTCAGGTGCGCATGAATCCTTATGAAACCGGTTATGCGGGCATGGATAGCACAGGCCCGTTCAACTCGGTGTCGGGCACATTGATGAGCATACCGTTTTGTATCGCCAATACCTTGCTGCATGGGGCTCCCACCCTGCGCGACATGATGGTCTACGACGATTCGCAAGTGGCAGGCCTGATTGACCGCATCACGCTGGTCAGCGATCCAGACGTTCCGCGCCTTAGCTGTGTGATCGATGCGGAATTTGACAACGGCGATGCGCCCGAGTCCCTGCGCATGAACAAGACTGTTGAAGACTACAACTACGATCGCGCCACTTTGCGTGAGCTGGTGCTGCGGGTTGGCGCCGAGGTAGGGCTGGATGCGGGCTCATGCGACGCACTGGAGCGTTTTGTAGATGATCCGACAAGGGCCGGACTGGACACCGTGTTGCAGGAATTCGCCACGGCGCGCGATGCAGCGGCCCGGACGGGCACGTAA
- a CDS encoding thiamine pyrophosphate-dependent dehydrogenase E1 component subunit alpha → MPETLTVDELLALYRTIKTIRTVENSLTRLFADGEVPGFIHLSVGQEAIAAGICSALGDQDTLATTHRGHGHVLARGLSLPHFFKEVMGKAGGVCGGRGGSMHVADMDIGILGANGIVAAGIPIAMGSAVAHQTRKTGGIAVAFFGDGAMAEGVLHETLNMAALWKLPLLLVCENNGWSEFSPTSEQFAGTLKGLAAAFKIPHQQLDGNDVREVALATRKAVATLRKGKGPLVLECVTKRVRGHYEGDPQKYRDADDLASLDAVDPVARTRVLLQEAGATREQVDQVDQDVGADVDAAIAQAREDSEPTYESAQQDVYTLNL, encoded by the coding sequence ATGCCGGAAACTTTGACGGTAGACGAGCTACTGGCGCTGTACCGCACGATCAAAACCATACGCACGGTAGAAAACAGCCTTACCCGCTTGTTTGCCGATGGCGAGGTGCCGGGTTTTATTCATCTGAGCGTAGGGCAAGAGGCCATTGCCGCCGGCATTTGCAGCGCTCTTGGTGATCAGGACACCCTGGCGACCACACATCGAGGCCATGGGCATGTGCTGGCACGCGGCCTGTCGCTGCCTCATTTCTTCAAGGAAGTGATGGGCAAGGCGGGTGGTGTGTGCGGAGGCCGGGGCGGGTCCATGCATGTGGCCGATATGGACATCGGCATTCTTGGAGCCAATGGCATCGTGGCGGCTGGCATCCCCATTGCCATGGGAAGCGCCGTCGCCCACCAGACCCGCAAGACGGGGGGAATTGCAGTGGCTTTCTTTGGTGACGGGGCAATGGCCGAAGGCGTATTGCACGAAACCTTGAATATGGCGGCCTTGTGGAAGCTGCCTTTGCTGCTGGTGTGTGAAAACAATGGCTGGTCTGAGTTCTCGCCGACAAGTGAGCAGTTTGCTGGAACGCTCAAGGGGCTGGCTGCCGCTTTCAAGATTCCGCATCAGCAGCTGGATGGCAATGACGTGCGCGAAGTTGCGCTGGCGACACGTAAAGCGGTTGCCACGCTGCGCAAGGGTAAAGGGCCTTTGGTGCTCGAGTGCGTTACCAAGCGTGTGCGCGGCCATTATGAAGGCGACCCGCAGAAATATCGTGATGCCGATGACTTGGCCTCCTTGGATGCGGTTGATCCCGTGGCGCGTACACGGGTGTTGTTGCAAGAGGCCGGCGCCACACGTGAACAAGTTGATCAAGTCGATCAGGATGTTGGGGCCGATGTTGATGCAGCTATCGCGCAAGCGCGAGAAGATAGCGAGCCAACGTATGAATCGGCTCAGCAAGACGTATACACATTGAATCTTTGA
- a CDS encoding dihydrolipoamide acetyltransferase family protein — protein MKSAPRNSRGNEVRQALTLPKLGLTMTEGIVSEWLVQPGAAFVAGDLLYVVENDKVANEIEAEADGSLLETVVSAGDTVPVGDVIGYWDDGLGESVVSVQETKVQAPADIGSGEPAADTAALAQQKSDSTHQDPGGQQAPDGGRRIIATPYARKLAAGQGVSLSGLSGTGPHGRIVARDVEAASTADAQRVASGLQQQPQFQPKAEAAVPAPVAVAPGQSLTAPTSMQATIARRLTASKQEIPHFYLALDIDVTRLVTLRKEVNRAQEEHRLTLNHFIVMAVARALRQMPEANRVWTNDGILSFSQIDVGVAVSTEDGLLAPAVCDVGHVSMGALAERLNAVIERARVGRMNQADLGSPAITVSNAGMHHVHFMGSIINPGQSMILGVGSVKAVFRPDDEGQPELRQEMGVVLSADHRIIDGVRGLKFLNIVRELLEQPVRLLVH, from the coding sequence TTGAAAAGCGCCCCGCGCAATTCAAGGGGGAATGAAGTGCGTCAGGCGTTGACTTTGCCCAAGCTGGGCCTGACCATGACCGAAGGCATCGTGTCGGAATGGCTGGTGCAGCCAGGCGCTGCATTTGTCGCCGGTGACCTTCTCTATGTGGTCGAGAACGACAAGGTCGCCAACGAGATCGAGGCCGAGGCCGACGGTAGCCTGTTGGAAACCGTGGTATCGGCCGGCGATACCGTGCCGGTAGGCGATGTCATTGGCTATTGGGATGACGGCCTGGGCGAAAGCGTGGTATCTGTACAGGAAACCAAGGTGCAGGCCCCGGCAGATATTGGCTCGGGTGAACCCGCTGCAGACACCGCTGCGTTGGCCCAGCAGAAATCTGACAGTACTCATCAAGACCCAGGTGGGCAGCAAGCGCCTGATGGCGGCCGGCGCATTATTGCAACGCCTTATGCGCGCAAACTGGCAGCAGGCCAGGGTGTTTCCCTGAGCGGGCTCTCGGGTACGGGTCCCCATGGTCGCATTGTGGCCCGTGATGTCGAGGCGGCCTCTACCGCCGATGCCCAGCGTGTTGCGTCCGGGCTCCAACAGCAGCCCCAGTTCCAGCCTAAGGCAGAAGCCGCAGTACCTGCTCCGGTGGCTGTCGCGCCGGGCCAGTCGCTGACTGCGCCAACGTCCATGCAGGCCACCATTGCTCGTCGTCTGACGGCCAGCAAGCAGGAAATTCCTCACTTCTATCTGGCGCTGGATATTGATGTGACGCGTTTGGTCACACTGCGCAAGGAAGTTAATCGTGCCCAGGAAGAGCATCGCCTGACACTGAACCATTTTATTGTGATGGCGGTTGCCCGGGCTCTGCGTCAAATGCCTGAGGCCAATCGTGTCTGGACAAATGACGGCATTTTGTCGTTCAGCCAAATTGACGTGGGTGTGGCGGTGAGCACCGAAGACGGTTTGTTGGCGCCGGCCGTGTGTGATGTGGGCCATGTGTCTATGGGTGCGTTGGCAGAGCGTCTTAATGCTGTTATCGAGCGGGCCCGAGTGGGACGCATGAACCAGGCGGATCTGGGCAGCCCGGCCATTACCGTGTCGAACGCGGGCATGCATCATGTGCACTTCATGGGTTCCATCATCAACCCGGGTCAATCCATGATTCTGGGTGTCGGTAGCGTCAAGGCTGTATTCCGCCCCGATGATGAAGGGCAGCCCGAGCTGCGCCAGGAAATGGGCGTGGTGCTGTCGGCTGATCATCGCATCATCGATGGGGTGCGAGGCCTGAAGTTCCTGAATATCGTAAGAGAGTTGCTTGAACAGCCGGTCAGGCTGTTGGTGCATTAG